From the Variovorax paradoxus genome, the window GGGCTGGTCGCGCGCCTCGTCGATGCCTTCGACCGCCTGCGCCAGCGCATCGAGCGCCGGGCGCGCGCCGTCCAGCAGCTGCTGGCCCAGCTCGGTCACGCCGACGCGGCGCGTGGTGCGGTCGAGCAGCCGCACGCGCAGCTTGTGCTCGAGGGCACGCACCGTCTGCGAGAGCGCCGAGGGCGACACGCCCAGTTCCTCGGCCGCGCGGGTGAAGCTGGCGTGTTGCGCCACGCGGGCGAAGGCGGCAATGGCAGGAAGCAGTTCGGGCGACATGGCGGCCATTATGAAGACGGGCTTCACAAAGCATCCAGCCGACCGGGCTGTTTCCCAAGCAATGCGGCCACTACCTTCGAGGCCATGGCGATGCAGCCGCACCGCCACCCCTCTGAAAGGACATCACCATGAAGCTCGACAACTACCTCACCCTCGGCCGCTCGGGCCTGCGCGTCAGCCCGATGTCGCTGGGCACCATGACCTTCGGCAGCGACTGGGGCTGGGGAGCGGACGCCGGCGAATCGCGCCGCATGTTCGACCTGTACCTGGAACGCGGCGGCAACTTCATCGACACCGCCAACTTCTATACCAACGGCAGCGCCGAGACGCTGCTCGGCCGGTTCATCGCGGACCGGCGCGAGTCGGTGGTGCTGGCCACCAAATACACGCTGAACATGCAGCCCGGCAACCCTAACGCCGGCGGCAACCACCGGCGCAACATGGTGCGCTCGGTCGAGGCCAGCCTGAAGCGCCTGGGCACCGACTACATCGACCTGCTGTACCTGCACATCTGGGACAACCTCACGCCCATCGACGAGGTGATGCGCGGCTTCGACGACCTCGTGCGTTCCGGCAAGGTGCTCTACGCGGGCATCTCCGACACGCCGGCCTGGCAGGTCGCGCGCATGCAGACGCTGGCCGACCTGCGCGGCTGGACGCCGCTGGTGGCGCTGCAGATCGAACACAGCCTGATCGAGCGCACCGTGGAGCGCGAGCTGCTGCCGATGGCGCACGAGCTCGGCCTGGGCGTGATGGCGTGGTCGCCGCTGGGCAGCGGCGTGCTGTCGGGCAAGTACACGCGCGCCGACCTCGGCCATGCCAGGGACGCGGCCTCGGGCGTGACCGGAACCCGCAAGGACGTGGCGGCCGGCAACGGCGCGCTGAGCGAGCGTTCGCTGGACATCGCCGGCACCGTCGCGCAGGTGGCGAAGGAGCAGGGCCGCTCGTCCGCGCAGATCGCGCTGGCATGGCTGCTGCACCGCACCGCGCCGGTGGTGATGCCGATCATCGGTGCGCGCACCTTCGCGCAGTTCGAGGACAACCTGGGCGCGCTCGACGTGCAGCTCGACGCCGCGACACTGCAGCGGCTCGACACGGCCAGCGCCATCGCAAAGGGCTTTCCGCACGACTTCATGGCGCTGCCGATGACGCAGGGCGTGGTGTTTGGCGGCACCACCGCGCGCCGGCCGGCATGACGCGACGGAAGGTGCTGGTGGTCGGTGCGGGCGGAACACTCGGCCGTGCGGTGGTGGCCGCGCTGGCGGAGCGCCATGACGTGGTCGCGGTGTCGCGCAGCAGCGATCCGGGCGTGGACCTCGGCGTGCCGCAGCAGATCGACACGCTGTTCGACGCCGTGCCCGATGCCGATGCCGTGGTCTGCGCCGCGGCCGGCGTGCAGCTCGCGCCGTTCTGCACGCTGAACGACGCGGCGCTCGCCCAGGCGCTGCACGCCAAGCTGTTCGGGCAGATCGCGCTGCTGCGTCGCGCAGCCTCCTGCCTTCGGGACGGCGGCTCGGTCACGCTGACGGGCGGGCGCTTCGACGGCGTGCTGCCCGGCGGCAGCGCGGGCGCGCTCGCGAACGCAGGGCTCGAAGCCTTCGTGGCGCAGGCGGCACCCGAGCTGCCGCGCGGCCTGCGCGTGAACGTGGTCGCGCCCGGCTGGGTGCAGGAAACGCTCGACGGACTGGGGCTGCGCGGCCCGAAGGGCACGCCCGCGCGCGAGGTGGCGCGGCTCTACGTGGCGGCGGTGGAAGGCGCGATGAGCGGGCAGGCGCTGCGCGTCGCCGCGTGAAGCCGGATCAGGACATCAGCAGGTAGACCAGCCCGCCGCCCACCACGAAGGCCGCCGCTATCGACCCGATCCACGGAAAACGCCGCGGCGCCAGGCCCAGCAACGCGACCGTCGCCTGCGCCGCGGCCGTGAGCGCGCCCAGCCACAGCACCCAGCCGATCGAGCTGCCCGCGGCCTGCAGGCTCGCGCCGAGCGAGAGGCACAGCAGCACCGTGCCGCCCAGCTGCAGCCAGCGCCGCCAGGGGCCGGGCGTGTTGCCACGGCCGTAGACGTCCTCGCTGTGCCGTTCCATCGCCAGGCTCAGCGCGCAGAAGCCCGCGAGCGAGGCCGCGAACACGAGGGCGAGGAGCAGCGACGCCATCACGAACCCTGCTCCGAAGCGACGAGCACCTGCGGCGTCTGCGCAGCCTGCGCCGCCCGCCTGGCCGCCGACGTGCGGCGCTTGCGCTCCACGATCCACACCGCCGAGGCGAGCCCCAGACCAAGCGCCAGCGCGACGAGGTCGAAGCCCGCCACCGCGCTCGGTCCCGAACGCAGGCTCACGGTCAGCGGCGCGGGGCCGGTGAAGGCATTGAGCACCGGCAGCGACGCGAACAGCAGCGCGCCCAGTGCCAGCTGCGCCTGCCACATGCGCAGCGTGGGCCGCAGCAGGCCCAGCACGGCGGTGGCGCCCCAGGCGATGAAGAACCAGGTGATCTCCGCCTCGCCGCGGTCGGCCACGTCCAGCGGCAGCAGGCGGTTGGCCCAGAAGAACGACGCCATGGCCACCGGAAGGCCGGCGATCGCGCCGAGGTTCAACCCGTCGACCAGCCGCAGCCCGACGCTCACGCGCCCGCCCTGCTTGAGCGTCCTGGCGAACTTCTGGCGTTCCTTCACCGCCCACAGCAGCAGGCCGGTGGCCACCATCAGGCAGCCTGCGAGCCCCGAGAGGAACAGCAGCGCGCGCACCAGCGGATCGCCGAAGCGGCCGATGTGCAGGCCGTAGAGCACGCTGCGCGTTTCGGCGGCAGGCCGGGTGGCGTCGCCGAAGGTGCCGATCAATGCGCCGGTCACGCCGTTGAACTGCATCGTCGGCTGCTCGTAGGACAGCTGCGGACCGTCGGCGCGCCGCAGGGTGACCACCGCGTTGGCATCGTTCGGCGAATTGACGGCGATGCGGCCGACATCCGCGCCGTCCCAGTGCGCGGAAGCCTGCGCGAGCATCGGCGCGATGGGCGCCATCGGCGCCGCGCGGCCAGCGGCCTTGGACTGCTCGCGCGCACTGCCTGCGAAGGCCTCGGCGAAGAAGGCCTGCGTGCCGCCGCTGTCCTTGTAGGCGGCCTGCGGACCCCACGGCATGTACATGAACATCAGCGTGACGAGGCCGGTGTACGTGATCATCGCGTGATAGGGCAGCGCGAGCACCGCCGTCACGTTGTGCGCGTCGAGCCACGAGCGCTGGCCCTTCTTCGGGCGGAAGGTGAAGAAGTCCTTGAAGATGCGCTTGTGCGTGACGATGCCGCTGAAGATGGCCACCAGCATGAACATCGCGCAGAAGCCCACGATCCAGCGCGCCCACAGCGCGGGCATGTAGTGCAGGTCGAAGTGCAGGCGGTAGAAGAACTCGCCGCCGCGCGTCTCGCGCGCCGCGGCCGAAGCCTGGCCGGTGGACGGGTCGAGCATCGCGCGGCCGACGCGGTTGCGCCGGTCGACCGGCGGCGCGCCCTTGGGCGGCGGCGGCTTCGTCCAGAAGAGGCTGGCCGATGGTTCGCGCGCGGTGGGCAACGTGATGAACCAGCGCGGCGAATCGGCCGCATGCTGCTGCAGGTAGGCGTAGGTCGCCTCGGCCGACTGCACCGTCGGCACCCTGACCTGCGGGAGGCCGTGCAGCTCGGGCTTCATCCAGACGGTGATCTCGTCCCTGAAATAGGACGCGGTGCCCGCCATGAACACCATGAACAGCACCCAGCCGACCAGCAGGCCCGACCAGGTGTGCAGCCACGCCATCGACTGGCGGAACCCTTCCTTCATGCCGCGCCTCCGGTGGAACGCATCAGCAGGAACACCAGCAGGCCCATCGGCGCCGCGGCAATGGCGAGACCCGACCACGCGCGCAGCGCGGTGCGTGCGGCGAAGACCCACATCACGGCAACCGCGAAGACGAGGAAGGAGGCCAGCGTGCCGGTCATCGCGGCCTCGCTGCGCGACGTGCCGAAGAGCGGCGGCAGGCACAGCGCGAGCAGGGCGGCGGACAGCGCCGCCACCCCGTATCCGCCGGCGATGGCGGCCACCGCCCGCGAGGCCACGCCCAGGCGGTAGCGAACGCCGGCGCTCACGACGCCCGCCGGACGGCGCACGAGGTCGTTCGGAAATTCATGGAAAAGGAGAAGAAAGTCGCTTGAAGATGAGAATCATACTCATCTGACTCGCGCTCCCCAACCCGCCGACGGCCGCGCCCCGCCCGCCAGCCGGGGCATACCGGCCCGCGCCGACGGCTTACTTCGCCTGCAGCAACGCGCCCGCTTCCAGCAGCACCAGTTCGTTGTCGTCCGCCTTGTTCGGCTCGCGGCTGCTCGAGAAGGGCAGGTTGTTGTCGTTGCCGACGACGATGTGGGTGGCGTCCACCACGTCGACGTTCTCGATGGTGAAGAACGGGAACTTGAGCACCCCGTCGTTCAGCGGCTTGCGCGCGAGCTTGTCCGGGTCGGCGATGTTCAGCAGGTCGATGTAGCCGATCTTGCGCACCGGGCCGCCCACGTTGGCGTCGCTCAGCTCGACCTTGTAGACGCGCTTGAACTTCGCGATGTCGTGGAAGCAGTCGGTGCGCTTCTGGCCTTCGGGGCAGGCCTTGTCGCTCGTGCCTTCGCCGTTGTCGCGCTCGATGATCAGGCCCATGGCACTCGTGCCATCTCCTGCCTTGCTATCGATCACGTTGAAGTCGCCGATGGCGTTGCCGTTGGCCTCGAGCACGTACTTCCAGTGGCGGCCGGTCCACTTCTCCGAGGCCACGTCGAACTCCAGCACGCGCAGCGCTTCCTTGCCTTCGACGCGCTCGTAGTCCTTGGCTTCGGCGTTCCACACCGGGCCCTCGAGCAGCGCGTAAAGCTTGCTGCCGTCCTTCGACGAGGCCATGCCTTCAAAACCCTTGGAGCGCTTGACCTGGAAGTCGACCGCACCGCCGGGCGCGCCCGGCGTGGTCACGGCCGGGTGGTCGGGCGAACGCACGGCCTTGCCGTCGACCAGCGTGTCGAACACCGCGAGCACCTTGCCCTTGAGGTCGGCCTTGATCAGGAACGGGCCGAACTCCTCGCCGATCCACAGCGCGCCGCCTGCGAACTGGAAGCTCTCGGGGTCGAAATCGGAACCCGTCAGGTAGCGCTGCTTCGTGCCTTCGTGGACGATGCGGAACGGCACCTTCTTGTCGGGGTCGTGCAGGAACACGGTTTCCAGCCGGTTGAACCTGCCGCTCTTGAAGTCCACCTTGTAGTGGTTCAGGTAGAGCATGAAGTCGGGCGAGTTGGCCTTCGCGCCCGCGCCGTTGTCGGTGAGGATCCAGAACGAGCCGTCGTCCATCTTCTTGATGCCCGAGTGGCCCTGCAGCGGCTGTCCCTTGAAGGGCACCGACACGCCGGTGCCCCGTCCGCCCGACAGGCCTTCGACCGTGCCGATGGCCTCCACGCGCCTGGCGGTGGTGAACTTGCCGCTCACCTGCAGGTCGGCCGGCGCATCCTTCGGCGCGGCCACGAAGCTCTGCGCGGGCAGCACGGCGTGGCCGGCGAGCGTCGCGGGGAAAGCAGTCTGCGCCGACACGCTGCCGCATGCGAGTGCGGCGGCCAGGGCGATGAAGGAAAGGGGAGCAAGACGCGTCATGGGCAGGAGAGTTGCAAGTCGAAAACGCGTGACCATGCCGGGCGGGCATGACGACGCCATGACACCCTTCAGGGTGCGATGTCGACCGTGACCTCGCGCGATTCGGCGCGGCCCTGGTCGTCGACCGCGCGCAGCACGTAGCGCCGGCCCGACTCCGCGAGATCGGGCATCCACGTGATGCCTTCGCCCGGCGCAGCACGGCCGATGAGCGCGTCGTCAGCGAACCAGTAGACGGTCTGCGTGCCGGCGGCGGCCTCGGCGCGCAGCACCAGCGGCTCGGGCTTCTTCACGCGCAGCGTGTGGCGCACGCCGCGCAGCGGCGAGGTGATGAGCGGCGCGCCCTCGGGTGCGCCGCCTTCGTTCTCGCAGCCATCGGACGGCACGCTTGCGCGCGGCAAGCCGGCCTGGCGGAACAGGCGGCGCATGTCGCTGCCCCATTGCTCCACCACCTGCTGGCGAGCATTGGGCTGCGGACCGCACACCACCTTGCCGGTGGTCTCGTCGACCCACACCGCGCGGTGCAGGTTGCTGACCTGGATGGGCGACTTGCCCGCGATGAACCACGTCGTCGCGCGCACCGGGCACAGCGCGTCGGGCAGGCCGCCCGTGGCCGCGCACACCTCGACCTGGCGCAGGTCGGGCGGCTGGCGCGACACCACCTCGCCCGGGTCGAGCCGCTCGGCACGCAGCGCGTCGACCATGCGAAGGAACAGCGGCGCGGCCGCATCCACACCCACCAGCGCGGGGTTGCTGCTGCCGTCGAAGTTGCCCACCCACACCACCAGCACGTGGCGGCCGAACACGCCCGCCGTCCACGCATCGCGAAAGCCCCAGGAGGTGCCCGTCTTCCATGCGATGGCGGGCCGCGCAGGCAGCGCGGTGTCGGGGCGCGGCGTGTGGCGCAGCATGTCGAGCGTGATGAACGAGGCCTCCTCGCTCAGCAGGCGCAGCGGCTGCACCGGGCGCTCGTCGGGCGCGGGCTGCGTGTAGCGGATGGGTTGCGATATGCCGCCGTTGGCCAGCGTGGCGTACATGCCGGCCAGCTCCTCGGGCGTGACCTCGCCGCCGCCCAGCACCAGCGCCAGGCCGTAGTGCGATTCGCTCTGCAGCTTCTGCACGCCGGCCAGGCGCATGAAGTCGTAGAGGCCCGGCTTCGAGAGCTTCGCCGCCACGGCCACCGCGGGAATGTTGCGGCTGCGGATCAGCGCCTCCTGCGCCGGCAGCGGGCCGGCGAAGCGGTGGTCGAAGTTCTCGGGCGTGTAGGGGCCGAAGGAGGTGGGCGCGTCCTTGAGCATCGTGCGCGGATGCAGCAGGCCCTGGTCGAGCGCCAGCGCATAGATGAAGGGCTTGAGCGTGGAGCCCGGCGAGCGCTTGGCGAGCACGCCGTTGACCTGGCCCGAGATGGCGTCGTTGCGGAAGTCGGCCGAGCCGATCATGGCGCGCACCTGCATGGTCGATGCGTCGAGCAGCAGCGCGCTCGCGTTGGTCATGCCCACGTCGGCATGTGTGCGCAGGTACTGGCCCATGACCCGCTCGAGCGTGGACTGCATGCGCAGGTCGATGGTGGTTCGCACCTCCTGCACGCCGCGCTCCTGCGCGAGCAGCATGTCGGTGGCGTGCGGCGCAAGAAAGGGCAGGCTGCCGCGCGACTGCGCCGACAGCGCGAGCTGCGCGTCCGGCGCGTGCTGCTTCGCTGTCGGGTCGCGCTCGGCCCACAACGCCCACAGGCGTTCGCGAGCCGATTGCAGCTCGGCATTGCGGCCGCGCTCGGCGATGCGCTTGACGGGGTTCTGCGGAATCACCGCGAGCGTCAGCGCCTCGGGCAGGCTGAGCCTGGCCGCGTCCTTGCGGAAGTAGATGAGGCTCGCGGCCTGCACGCCTTCGATGTTGCCGCCATAGGGCGCGGTGTTGAGGTAGGCCTCGAGGATGTCGTGCTTGCTGAAGCGCGCCTCCAGCCACAGCGCCGCGAAGATCTGCGCGACCTTGCCGCCGGGCGTGCGGCTGTCGATGCCGTACACGCGGCGCGCGAGCTGCATCGTGAGCGTGGAGCCGCCCTGGCGGCGCTCGCCGCTGGCAATGCGCCATGCGCTGCGCACCAGCGCAGCGGGGTTCACGCCGGGGTGCGTGTGGAAGCGGCGGTCTTCGTACAGCAGCACCGCATCGACCAGCGTGGGCGAGATGCGCTCGAGCGGTACCCACAGGCGGTATTGGTCGTCGCCAGCGAGTGTGAGGCGCAGCAGCTCGCCGCCTTGCGCATAGACCGCGCGCGAGCTGCCGACGGTTTCGCTCAGTGCGGCGTGGGGCCAGAGGCGGAGCAGGGCGAGCAGCAGCGCGACGATCACGAAGGCGATGAGCGCCTTGCGCGTCCGGGATCTACTACCTCTCCCTCTCCCACTTGCGGGAGAGGGCTGGGGTGGGGGCAGCGGCGATGGATCGGGCAGCGTGTTCATACGAAGGCCGCACCCTCACCCTGGCCCTCGCCCGCACGCGGGAGAGGGGGCAACGCGCGCCGTTGTCGCGGTCAATTCGCCACCACCTGAAAGCGCGCACCCGCCGAACGCGAGAACACGCGGCGGTCGTACATCGCTTCGCCGTACGCCGCCGGCACCACGTAGTCGCCCACGTTGGTGGCGCGCGCCTTGTACGTCACCTCGAGCAGGTCCTTGCCGACGCCGCCGTAGAACACCACGCGATCCTCGCGGATGTCGGCGTACTGCACCTTCCACGAACCGCCGCCACCCAGGCGCTTCTTCCAGATGGGCGCGTCGGCATCGGCATCGTCGTCGTCGCCCACGGCGTTCAGCACCGGCTCCAGCCCGCCGGGCAGGACGTCGACCAGCGCCACGCCGTTGAGTTGCGCGCGCTCCAGGCTGCGCACGCGCACCCGCACCGTGACCTCCTCGCCGAGCTTCACCTTGGTAACCGGGTTGCCCTTGGCGTCGAACACCTCGTGGGAGATCTCCATGCCCTGGTTCACCGGCGTGGGAGACACGTTACGCTCGAAGCCCTGTTCGGCCCAGCTGTAGTAGAGGTTGAAGTCGCTGTCGTTCGACAGCTTGAGCTTCGCGGTGCCGGCCGGCACGGCGGCGCGCGCGATCGGGTTCACCGAGCCCAGCGCAAGTGCGGCGGCCTGGCCCTGTGCGTCGATGGCGCTCGCCGTGAGCTTGCCTTCGGCGTTCTGCCCGACGGCCTCGAAGTACGAATCGACCGCCAGCAGCATCGAGGCCGACGACAGGCTGTTGTACCAGCCGTCGCGCACCATCGCGGCCATGCCTTCCCACACCGCGGGCTTCAGCGTCTTCAGCCGCGCAGGAAAGTGGCGGCCCACCAGGTGCAGTGTCATGCTGTCGTGCACCAGCGGGTCGTAGTAGGCGCCCCACACGTTGCGGCGCTGCTTCTTCTCGGTGCGTGCGAGCAGGTCGCTCCACACCGGATCGAGCAGCTCGTTGGCCACCTGCTCCTGCTTCACGAGCTGGTAGCTCGCGGCGAGATAGACGGCACCGAGGTCGTCGTTCCAGCCTTGCGATTTCTTCGTGCGCCAGGCTTCTCGCAGGTTGGCGAGCGCGGCCGGCGCGACGATGCCCTGGCGCGTCAGCAGGTAGGCCGCCTGCGTGCGCTGGCGCCAGCCGTCGAGCGTGGTGTCGCCGCTGCCGAGCCAGCCCTGCAGGTAGGTGTCGGCCTTCTGCAGCAGGTCTTGGGGCACGGGCAGCTTGTGGTCCTTGGCCTCGACCAGCAGGTGCACCGCGTACAGCGTGGCGAAGGCATCGGTGCCCGCGCCGGGCCACAGCGAGAAGCCGCCGTCGGCCGTCTGCCGCGCGCGCAGCTGCACGAGGTAGCGCTCGAAGGTCTTGCGCGACTCGGGCAGCGGGCCCTGCTCGGCCGTGCGCCCGCGCGCCATTTCCCTCATCAGCTCGGGCCGGCCCGCGAGCAGCACCGCCGGGAAGGCCTGGCTGGTGATCTGCTCGGTACAGCCGTGCGGATAGGCCTCCAGGTACTGCATGAGCCCGGTGGCGAACGCCCACGGCGCGGCCGACACGGCCACATCGCTCTGGCGGAAGTTCGGGTACAGGTCGGCCTTGCTGGCCAGCTCTCCCGCGCGCTGGAAGCTGCCGGCCTGCACCAGCGTGACGAACGGCGACGCGGGCCGCACGCTCACTTCGGTGGAAAGGCGCGCGCTGAAGTTCTTGTGCGTCGAGGTGAAGACCAGCGCGGATGAACCGAGCACGGCTTCGGCGCCAGGCTTGGCGCTCACGTTGAACCGGGTACTGGCCTCGCCGCGCTCGTTGACCTTCAGCGTCTGCGTGGCCTCGCCCACCACCTCGAGCCCGCCGGATGCGGTGAGCGTGAGCGCGATCGGCGCCTCCTTGCCCGAGCCCACGATGTTGTTGGCCAGGCCCACGCCCACCTCCACGGTGTCGCCGGGCGCCATGGCCAGCGGCGCGTTCGGCAGTATCACCATGTCGCCGCGCACCACGGTGCGGGTGCTCTTGGCGGCGGTGGCCTCGTCGTTCACGGCCACGGCCATCACGCGCAGGCTGCCGTTGAAGCTCTCGGGCACGGTGTAGCTGAACTCGCGGCTGCCGTTCACGTCGACCAACCCCGACCAGTAGGCCACCGGCTTGTCGCGCTTGCGCTTGAACGGGTTCAGGTGCTTGCCGAGCTCGCCTTCGCCGTCACCGCCCGGCGCGGCCCCCTGCATGAGCTTCTTGAACTCCGGCAGGATCAGGTCGAGCGTCTGCAAGGTGCCCACCTCGAGCGCGCGCTTCTGGAAGAAGTGCTTCAGCGGGTCGGGCGTCTTGTAGCGCGCCACCTGCAGGATGCCTTCATCCACCGCGAACACCACGGCGCGCGTGGGCTTGTCGCTGGTGAGCTTCATCTTCACGGTCTGCCCCGGCTTCACCAGTTCGCTGCTGGTGAGCTGCAGGTTGGCGGTGCGCTGCGTGAGCGCGGTGGCGAACGGCACGACGCCGTAAGACAGCGGGCTCATGTAGACCTCGTCGGAGGCCGGGTCACGCACGAAGTGCACGTTGATGTAGCCCGTGCCTTCGAAGCCCTTGGGCAGGGTGATCTTCTGCACCGAGGCGGTCTTGTCGGTCTTGAACCACGCATGCGCGTAGACCTTGTCGCGCTCGATGGTGATGAGGCCCGCGCCGACGTACGGCGCGCGGATGCTCACCGCGATCTCCTGGCCCGGCTCGTAGTCCTTGCGGTCGAGCGTGAGCTGCAGCTCGGCGTTGCGGTCGAGCGAGCGCGACACGTTGGCGTTGCCCGCCACGCTGTATTCCACGCGGTTGAGCTCCACT encodes:
- a CDS encoding aldo/keto reductase, with translation MKLDNYLTLGRSGLRVSPMSLGTMTFGSDWGWGADAGESRRMFDLYLERGGNFIDTANFYTNGSAETLLGRFIADRRESVVLATKYTLNMQPGNPNAGGNHRRNMVRSVEASLKRLGTDYIDLLYLHIWDNLTPIDEVMRGFDDLVRSGKVLYAGISDTPAWQVARMQTLADLRGWTPLVALQIEHSLIERTVERELLPMAHELGLGVMAWSPLGSGVLSGKYTRADLGHARDAASGVTGTRKDVAAGNGALSERSLDIAGTVAQVAKEQGRSSAQIALAWLLHRTAPVVMPIIGARTFAQFEDNLGALDVQLDAATLQRLDTASAIAKGFPHDFMALPMTQGVVFGGTTARRPA
- a CDS encoding short chain dehydrogenase, which encodes MTRRKVLVVGAGGTLGRAVVAALAERHDVVAVSRSSDPGVDLGVPQQIDTLFDAVPDADAVVCAAAGVQLAPFCTLNDAALAQALHAKLFGQIALLRRAASCLRDGGSVTLTGGRFDGVLPGGSAGALANAGLEAFVAQAAPELPRGLRVNVVAPGWVQETLDGLGLRGPKGTPAREVARLYVAAVEGAMSGQALRVAA
- a CDS encoding DUF3325 domain-containing protein, translating into MASLLLALVFAASLAGFCALSLAMERHSEDVYGRGNTPGPWRRWLQLGGTVLLCLSLGASLQAAGSSIGWVLWLGALTAAAQATVALLGLAPRRFPWIGSIAAAFVVGGGLVYLLMS
- a CDS encoding PepSY-associated TM helix domain-containing protein — translated: MKEGFRQSMAWLHTWSGLLVGWVLFMVFMAGTASYFRDEITVWMKPELHGLPQVRVPTVQSAEATYAYLQQHAADSPRWFITLPTAREPSASLFWTKPPPPKGAPPVDRRNRVGRAMLDPSTGQASAAARETRGGEFFYRLHFDLHYMPALWARWIVGFCAMFMLVAIFSGIVTHKRIFKDFFTFRPKKGQRSWLDAHNVTAVLALPYHAMITYTGLVTLMFMYMPWGPQAAYKDSGGTQAFFAEAFAGSAREQSKAAGRAAPMAPIAPMLAQASAHWDGADVGRIAVNSPNDANAVVTLRRADGPQLSYEQPTMQFNGVTGALIGTFGDATRPAAETRSVLYGLHIGRFGDPLVRALLFLSGLAGCLMVATGLLLWAVKERQKFARTLKQGGRVSVGLRLVDGLNLGAIAGLPVAMASFFWANRLLPLDVADRGEAEITWFFIAWGATAVLGLLRPTLRMWQAQLALGALLFASLPVLNAFTGPAPLTVSLRSGPSAVAGFDLVALALGLGLASAVWIVERKRRTSAARRAAQAAQTPQVLVASEQGS
- a CDS encoding DUF3649 domain-containing protein — translated: MSAGVRYRLGVASRAVAAIAGGYGVAALSAALLALCLPPLFGTSRSEAAMTGTLASFLVFAVAVMWVFAARTALRAWSGLAIAAAPMGLLVFLLMRSTGGAA
- a CDS encoding esterase-like activity of phytase family protein, whose product is MTRLAPLSFIALAAALACGSVSAQTAFPATLAGHAVLPAQSFVAAPKDAPADLQVSGKFTTARRVEAIGTVEGLSGGRGTGVSVPFKGQPLQGHSGIKKMDDGSFWILTDNGAGAKANSPDFMLYLNHYKVDFKSGRFNRLETVFLHDPDKKVPFRIVHEGTKQRYLTGSDFDPESFQFAGGALWIGEEFGPFLIKADLKGKVLAVFDTLVDGKAVRSPDHPAVTTPGAPGGAVDFQVKRSKGFEGMASSKDGSKLYALLEGPVWNAEAKDYERVEGKEALRVLEFDVASEKWTGRHWKYVLEANGNAIGDFNVIDSKAGDGTSAMGLIIERDNGEGTSDKACPEGQKRTDCFHDIAKFKRVYKVELSDANVGGPVRKIGYIDLLNIADPDKLARKPLNDGVLKFPFFTIENVDVVDATHIVVGNDNNLPFSSSREPNKADDNELVLLEAGALLQAK
- the pbpC gene encoding penicillin-binding protein 1C, with product MNTLPDPSPLPPPQPSPASGRGRGSRSRTRKALIAFVIVALLLALLRLWPHAALSETVGSSRAVYAQGGELLRLTLAGDDQYRLWVPLERISPTLVDAVLLYEDRRFHTHPGVNPAALVRSAWRIASGERRQGGSTLTMQLARRVYGIDSRTPGGKVAQIFAALWLEARFSKHDILEAYLNTAPYGGNIEGVQAASLIYFRKDAARLSLPEALTLAVIPQNPVKRIAERGRNAELQSARERLWALWAERDPTAKQHAPDAQLALSAQSRGSLPFLAPHATDMLLAQERGVQEVRTTIDLRMQSTLERVMGQYLRTHADVGMTNASALLLDASTMQVRAMIGSADFRNDAISGQVNGVLAKRSPGSTLKPFIYALALDQGLLHPRTMLKDAPTSFGPYTPENFDHRFAGPLPAQEALIRSRNIPAVAVAAKLSKPGLYDFMRLAGVQKLQSESHYGLALVLGGGEVTPEELAGMYATLANGGISQPIRYTQPAPDERPVQPLRLLSEEASFITLDMLRHTPRPDTALPARPAIAWKTGTSWGFRDAWTAGVFGRHVLVVWVGNFDGSSNPALVGVDAAAPLFLRMVDALRAERLDPGEVVSRQPPDLRQVEVCAATGGLPDALCPVRATTWFIAGKSPIQVSNLHRAVWVDETTGKVVCGPQPNARQQVVEQWGSDMRRLFRQAGLPRASVPSDGCENEGGAPEGAPLITSPLRGVRHTLRVKKPEPLVLRAEAAAGTQTVYWFADDALIGRAAPGEGITWMPDLAESGRRYVLRAVDDQGRAESREVTVDIAP